The following DNA comes from Cellulomonas soli.
GTCCGCGTGACTCCGCGACGCTGCGCGAGGCGACCGATCGCGTCATGGACGCGATCACGGTGCTGCTCGAGGGCATCCGCGGCGAGCAGGCTCCGGCGACCCGCCACGACATGCGCAGGACCGCCAAGCCCGCCCCGCCGTCCGACGGCACCCCCTCGGACGGGGCCGCGCAGTCGTGACCGGCGCGCCTACGCACACCTCCGCGTCCACGGCAGACGGTCCGAGCGAGCGGCCGCTGCGCGCCGCGGTGCTCGGTGCCGGCTCGTGGGGCACCACGTTCGCCGCCGTCCTCGCCGACGCAGGCTGCGCCGTCACCGTCTGGGGGCGCGACGAGGAGGTGTGCCGCCAGATCGCCGACGAGCACCGCAACGAGCGATACCTGCCGGGCATCACGCTGCCCGACGCCGTGGGCGCCACGACGGACGCCCGGGCCGCCCTCGCGGGAGCGGACGTGGTGGCGGTCGCCGTCCCCTCGCAGAGCGCCCGAGCCACGCTCGCGCCGCTCGCCGACGCCCTGGCGCCGCACGCCGTCGTCGTCTCGTTGATGAAGGGCGTCGAGCTGTCCACCGACCGCCGGATGAGCGAGGTCGTGGCCGAGTCCTTCGGCATCGACCTCGCCCGCGTGGCCGTCGTGTCCGGTCCGAACCTGGCCAAGGAGATCGCGCAGCGACAGCCCACCGCGACGGTCGTCGCCTCCACGAGCGAGGACACGGCCCGGATCGTCGCCCGGGCGTGCGCGTCCTCGTACTTCCGGCCCTACACGAACCGGGACGTCGTCGGGGTCGAGCTGTGCGGGGCGGTGAAGAACGTCATCGCGCTCGCGGTCGGCATCTCCCAGGGGCGCGGGCTGGGCTACAACACGATGGCGACGGTCATCACGCGCGGGCTCGTCGAGATCAGCCGGCTCGGGCTCGCGCTCGGTGCGGACGCCGAGACGTTCCCCGGCCTGGCCGGGATGGGCGACCTCATGGCGACCTGCGCGTCCCCGGACTCGCGCAACCACACGCTCGGCTGCCACATCGGTCGCGGGATGAGCCTCGAGGAGGCGGTGGCGGCCACGGGCGGCACGGCCGAGGGCGTGAAGTCCTCCCGGTCGGTGCTCGAGCTGGCCGGGTCGCTGGGCGTGGACATGCCGATCACGGCCGCCGTCGTGCGGGTGCTCTACGAAGGTCTGCCCGTCGGCGAGCTCGCCGCACTGCTCCTGGCCCGCCCTCGCAAGGCCGAGGGCGTCTGACCCGGGTCGGCCACGCCCCGCGTTCGTCACGACCGGAAGGACGCACGTCCCGTCAGGGCGAGCGGACGTCCACGACGATCCGGGCCGGATCGCTCAGCGCATACGCGCGGAACGGCTGCCGGCCGCCGTCGACGCCCACGAACGCCTGCAGGTAGCCCTCGAACAGGCTGTTCCACACCACCTCGGTGACCGACGTGGTCCCGGCCGCCCGCATCGTCGACGGGCCGTCGTACGGGTCGGTGCCGTCGTCGGGGAGCGCCACGGGGAAGAGCGTCACCTCGAGCACCGTCTCACCGGTCACCTCGACCGGCAGCCCGCTCGGGTCGCCGACCGCCGCGTCGACGTAGCGCACCTGCCAGTCCGGCGTTCCCGGGCCGTCCAGCTCGAAGACGACACGGTCGTACCCCTCGTGCGCCCCGAGGCGCAGGTCGCTCAGGGTGCCGACGTCACCGCCGGCCGCGTCGCCGGCGTCGGGGGAGGTGTCCGCCGGGAACGCCGGTGCGCTCGCCGTGCCGTCCTCGTCGGTGCTGCCCGGTGCGGACGTGCCGGTCGGGGAGGCGGAGACGTCCGGCGATGCCGTCGGCTCCTCGGACCGGGCGCTGCTCGACGTGGGCTCGGGGGTGATGGGCGACGGCTCGCCGTCCCCGGAGCCACCTGCGGAGCAGGAGGCCACGCCGAGCGCGACCGACGCGGTGAGAACGACGACGATGCTCCACGGGCGGTGCCGGAGCTGCATCGTGACCACGCTCCTCGATCACGTCCAGCGTAGGTCCGGTGCCCTGCGGCACGCCTGCCGGGAGGCTCAGCTCGTGCGCGGCTCCCCGGCGCCCTGGGCGTGCACGAGCGCCGCGCTCAGGTCGGCCCACAGGTCCTCGACGTCCTCGATGCCGACCGACAGGCGAAGGAGGTCCTCGGGGACGCTCGTGGGCTCGCCGGGGAACCTGCGCCGCCGCTCGAGCGAGGACTCCACGCCACCGAGGCTGGTCGCCGGGACCCACAGGCGCACGGCCGCGACGACGGCGTCGGCACCCGCGGCGCCGCCGAGCGGTCGCAGGCCCACGATCGAGCCGAAGCCGTCCATGGACGCGGCGGCTCGCGCGTGCCCCGGGTCGTCGGGAAGGCCGGGGTGGCGCACCGCCGCGACGGCGGGGTGGTCGACGAGCCGTCGGGCCAGCTCGGCGGCGTTCGTCTGGGAGCGTTCGACCCGCAGCGCGAGGGTGCGCAGGCCGCGCAGGGCGAGCCACACCTCGGTGGGCCCCGCGATGGCTCCGTGCAGCGTGCGGTACCCGTGCAGGCGTGCGTGCAGCTCGGGGTCGTCGGTGAGCGCCGCGCCGAGCACCACGTCGGAGTGACCGGCGAGGTACTTCGTCACGGAGTGCACGACCACG
Coding sequences within:
- a CDS encoding NAD(P)H-dependent glycerol-3-phosphate dehydrogenase, with the translated sequence MRAAVLGAGSWGTTFAAVLADAGCAVTVWGRDEEVCRQIADEHRNERYLPGITLPDAVGATTDARAALAGADVVAVAVPSQSARATLAPLADALAPHAVVVSLMKGVELSTDRRMSEVVAESFGIDLARVAVVSGPNLAKEIAQRQPTATVVASTSEDTARIVARACASSYFRPYTNRDVVGVELCGAVKNVIALAVGISQGRGLGYNTMATVITRGLVEISRLGLALGADAETFPGLAGMGDLMATCASPDSRNHTLGCHIGRGMSLEEAVAATGGTAEGVKSSRSVLELAGSLGVDMPITAAVVRVLYEGLPVGELAALLLARPRKAEGV
- a CDS encoding AMIN-like domain-containing (lipo)protein — encoded protein: MQLRHRPWSIVVVLTASVALGVASCSAGGSGDGEPSPITPEPTSSSARSEEPTASPDVSASPTGTSAPGSTDEDGTASAPAFPADTSPDAGDAAGGDVGTLSDLRLGAHEGYDRVVFELDGPGTPDWQVRYVDAAVGDPSGLPVEVTGETVLEVTLFPVALPDDGTDPYDGPSTMRAAGTTSVTEVVWNSLFEGYLQAFVGVDGGRQPFRAYALSDPARIVVDVRSP